Proteins encoded within one genomic window of Callospermophilus lateralis isolate mCalLat2 unplaced genomic scaffold, mCalLat2.hap1 Scaffold_143, whole genome shotgun sequence:
- the LOC143387899 gene encoding C-type lectin domain family 6 member A-like isoform X5, whose protein sequence is MIQERQAQEKRVCWSLKLWSIALISIILLSACFIVSCVEKVWGCCPSTWKPFGSSCYLISTEQHFWAKSEEKCAEMGAHLVVINTEAEQNFIIQQLNETFSYFLGLSDPQGNNNWQWIDHTPFEKNIRFWHQNEPNFSAEQCATIVFWESRGWGWNDVFCDSKRNSICEMKKIYL, encoded by the exons ATGATACAAGAAAGGCAAGCTCAAG AGAAGAGAGTCTGCTGGTCCTTGAAGCTCTGGTCCATTGCTCTGATTTCCATCATactcctcagtgcttgtttcattgTGAGCTGTGTCG aaaaagtctggggatgttgtcCAAGTACTTGGAAGCCATTTGGTTCAAGCTGCTACCTCATTTCTACTGAACAGCATTTTTGGGCTAAGAGTGAAGAGAAATGTGCTGAAATGGGGGCACATTTGGTGGTGATTAATACAGAAGCAGAACAG AATTTCATTATTCAGCAGCTGAATgaaacattttcttattttctggggCTCTCTGACCCACAAGGTAATAATAATTGGCAATGGATTGATCATACACCTTTCGAAAAAAATATCAG ATTCTGGCACCAAAATGAGCCCAATTTTTCTGCAGAGCAGTGTGCTACAATAGTTTTCTGGGAATCTAGAGGATGGGGTTGGAATGATGTTTTCTGTGATTCTAAAAGGAATTCAATATGTGAGATGAAGAAGATTTACCTATGA
- the LOC143387899 gene encoding C-type lectin domain family 6 member A-like isoform X3 has product MIQERQAQVTYHFSSNKYDKRLSVLLTYHSNLICFSEGTTVTEKVWGCCPSTWKPFGSSCYLISTEQHFWAKSEEKCAEMGAHLVVINTEAEQNFIIQQLNETFSYFLGLSDPQGNNNWQWIDHTPFEKNIRFWHQNEPNFSAEQCATIVFWESRGWGWNDVFCDSKRNSICEMKKIYL; this is encoded by the exons ATGATACAAGAAAGGCAAGCTCAAG tgACTTACCATTTTTCAAGTAACAAATATGACAAAAGACTGTCTGTACTACTTACATATCATTCAAATCTAATCTGCTTCAGTGAAGGGACAACGGTGACAG aaaaagtctggggatgttgtcCAAGTACTTGGAAGCCATTTGGTTCAAGCTGCTACCTCATTTCTACTGAACAGCATTTTTGGGCTAAGAGTGAAGAGAAATGTGCTGAAATGGGGGCACATTTGGTGGTGATTAATACAGAAGCAGAACAG AATTTCATTATTCAGCAGCTGAATgaaacattttcttattttctggggCTCTCTGACCCACAAGGTAATAATAATTGGCAATGGATTGATCATACACCTTTCGAAAAAAATATCAG ATTCTGGCACCAAAATGAGCCCAATTTTTCTGCAGAGCAGTGTGCTACAATAGTTTTCTGGGAATCTAGAGGATGGGGTTGGAATGATGTTTTCTGTGATTCTAAAAGGAATTCAATATGTGAGATGAAGAAGATTTACCTATGA
- the LOC143387899 gene encoding C-type lectin domain family 6 member A-like isoform X2: MIQERQAQGGEKRVCWSLKLWSIALISIILLSACFIVSCVVTYHFSSNKYDKRLSVLLTYHSNLICFSEGTTVTVWGCCPSTWKPFGSSCYLISTEQHFWAKSEEKCAEMGAHLVVINTEAEQNFIIQQLNETFSYFLGLSDPQGNNNWQWIDHTPFEKNIRFWHQNEPNFSAEQCATIVFWESRGWGWNDVFCDSKRNSICEMKKIYL, translated from the exons ATGATACAAGAAAGGCAAGCTCAAGGTGGAG AGAAGAGAGTCTGCTGGTCCTTGAAGCTCTGGTCCATTGCTCTGATTTCCATCATactcctcagtgcttgtttcattgTGAGCTGTGTCG tgACTTACCATTTTTCAAGTAACAAATATGACAAAAGACTGTCTGTACTACTTACATATCATTCAAATCTAATCTGCTTCAGTGAAGGGACAACGGTGACAG tctggggatgttgtcCAAGTACTTGGAAGCCATTTGGTTCAAGCTGCTACCTCATTTCTACTGAACAGCATTTTTGGGCTAAGAGTGAAGAGAAATGTGCTGAAATGGGGGCACATTTGGTGGTGATTAATACAGAAGCAGAACAG AATTTCATTATTCAGCAGCTGAATgaaacattttcttattttctggggCTCTCTGACCCACAAGGTAATAATAATTGGCAATGGATTGATCATACACCTTTCGAAAAAAATATCAG ATTCTGGCACCAAAATGAGCCCAATTTTTCTGCAGAGCAGTGTGCTACAATAGTTTTCTGGGAATCTAGAGGATGGGGTTGGAATGATGTTTTCTGTGATTCTAAAAGGAATTCAATATGTGAGATGAAGAAGATTTACCTATGA
- the LOC143387899 gene encoding C-type lectin domain family 6 member A-like isoform X4: MIQERQAQGGVTYHFSSNKYDKRLSVLLTYHSNLICFSEGTTVTVWGCCPSTWKPFGSSCYLISTEQHFWAKSEEKCAEMGAHLVVINTEAEQNFIIQQLNETFSYFLGLSDPQGNNNWQWIDHTPFEKNIRFWHQNEPNFSAEQCATIVFWESRGWGWNDVFCDSKRNSICEMKKIYL; encoded by the exons ATGATACAAGAAAGGCAAGCTCAAGGTGGAG tgACTTACCATTTTTCAAGTAACAAATATGACAAAAGACTGTCTGTACTACTTACATATCATTCAAATCTAATCTGCTTCAGTGAAGGGACAACGGTGACAG tctggggatgttgtcCAAGTACTTGGAAGCCATTTGGTTCAAGCTGCTACCTCATTTCTACTGAACAGCATTTTTGGGCTAAGAGTGAAGAGAAATGTGCTGAAATGGGGGCACATTTGGTGGTGATTAATACAGAAGCAGAACAG AATTTCATTATTCAGCAGCTGAATgaaacattttcttattttctggggCTCTCTGACCCACAAGGTAATAATAATTGGCAATGGATTGATCATACACCTTTCGAAAAAAATATCAG ATTCTGGCACCAAAATGAGCCCAATTTTTCTGCAGAGCAGTGTGCTACAATAGTTTTCTGGGAATCTAGAGGATGGGGTTGGAATGATGTTTTCTGTGATTCTAAAAGGAATTCAATATGTGAGATGAAGAAGATTTACCTATGA
- the LOC143387899 gene encoding C-type lectin domain family 6 member A-like isoform X1, giving the protein MIQERQAQEKRVCWSLKLWSIALISIILLSACFIVSCVVTYHFSSNKYDKRLSVLLTYHSNLICFSEGTTVTEKVWGCCPSTWKPFGSSCYLISTEQHFWAKSEEKCAEMGAHLVVINTEAEQNFIIQQLNETFSYFLGLSDPQGNNNWQWIDHTPFEKNIRFWHQNEPNFSAEQCATIVFWESRGWGWNDVFCDSKRNSICEMKKIYL; this is encoded by the exons ATGATACAAGAAAGGCAAGCTCAAG AGAAGAGAGTCTGCTGGTCCTTGAAGCTCTGGTCCATTGCTCTGATTTCCATCATactcctcagtgcttgtttcattgTGAGCTGTGTCG tgACTTACCATTTTTCAAGTAACAAATATGACAAAAGACTGTCTGTACTACTTACATATCATTCAAATCTAATCTGCTTCAGTGAAGGGACAACGGTGACAG aaaaagtctggggatgttgtcCAAGTACTTGGAAGCCATTTGGTTCAAGCTGCTACCTCATTTCTACTGAACAGCATTTTTGGGCTAAGAGTGAAGAGAAATGTGCTGAAATGGGGGCACATTTGGTGGTGATTAATACAGAAGCAGAACAG AATTTCATTATTCAGCAGCTGAATgaaacattttcttattttctggggCTCTCTGACCCACAAGGTAATAATAATTGGCAATGGATTGATCATACACCTTTCGAAAAAAATATCAG ATTCTGGCACCAAAATGAGCCCAATTTTTCTGCAGAGCAGTGTGCTACAATAGTTTTCTGGGAATCTAGAGGATGGGGTTGGAATGATGTTTTCTGTGATTCTAAAAGGAATTCAATATGTGAGATGAAGAAGATTTACCTATGA